One Malus domestica chromosome 11, GDT2T_hap1 genomic region harbors:
- the LOC103422541 gene encoding pyruvate kinase, cytosolic isozyme, translating to MDQRPKTKIVCTLGPASRSVPMVEKLLRAGMNVARFNFSHGSHEYHQETLNNLRAAMESTGILCAVMLDTKGPEIRTGFLKDEKPVQLKQGQEITISTDYTLKGDANMICMSYKKLAEDVKPGSMILCADGTISFMVLSCDKQKGLVRCRCENSAVLGERKNVNLPGVVVDLPTLTEKDKEDILKWGVPNKIDMIALSFVRKGSDLVEVRKLLGKHSKNILLMSKVENQEGVANFDDILAQSDAFMVARGDLGMEIPIEKIFLAQKVMIYKCNIQGKPVVTATQMLESMIKSPRPTRAEATDVANAVLDGTDCVMLSGETAAGAYPELAVRTMAKICVEAESTLHYGDVFKRIMEHSPVPMSPLESLASSAVKTANSSKAALILVLTRGGSTAKLVAKYRPGMPILSVVVPEIKTDSFDWSCSDEAPARHSLIFRGLVPVLSAGSSRASHAETTEEALDFALQHAKTKGLCKNGDAVVALHRDGTASVIKILTVK from the exons ATGGATCAGAGGCCCAAGACCAAGATCGTGTGCACCCTTGGACCCGCATCGCGGTCTGTTCCGATGGTGGAGAAGCTGCTGAGGGCCGGCATGAACGTCGCCCGCTTCAACTTCTCCCATGGGTCCCACGAGTACCATCAGGAGACCCTCAACAATCTCAGGGCCGCCATGGAATCCACCGGCATCCTTTGCGCCGTCATGCTCGACACCAAG GGTCCAGAGATTCGAACAGGGTTTCTCAAAGATGAGAAACCTGTCCAGCTCAAACAGGGCCAAGAGATCACCATCTCCACTGACTATACCCTCAAGGGTGATGCAAATATGATTTGTATGAGTTACAAAAAGCTGGCAGAGGATGTCAAGCCAGGGAGCATGATTCTATGTGCTGATGGCACCATCTCCTTTATGGTTTTGTCTTGTGACAAGCAAAAGGGTTTGGTTCGATGCCGCTGTGAGAACTCTGCAGTTCTTGGTGAGAGGAAGAACGTTAATCTTCCTGGGGTCGTTGTGGATCTCCCAACCTTAACAgagaaagacaaagaagatattCTCAAGTGGGGTGTTCCAAATAAGATTGACATGATTGCACTATCTTTTGTCCGGAAAGGTTCTGATCTTGTGGAGGTTAGGAAGCTCCTTGGAAAGCATTCTAAGAATATCCTTCTCATGTCAAAG GTTGAGAATCAGGAAGGGGTGGCAAACTTTGATGACATCCTTGCACAATCAGATGCATTCATGGTGGCACGAGGTGATCTTGGAATGGAAATTCCAATTGAAAAGATCTTCCTTGCACAGAAAGTGATGATCTACAAGTGCAACATCCAAGGAAAACCTGTGGTCACGGCAACACAGATGTTGGAGTCAATGATCAAATCTCCCCGTCCAACTAGGGCTGAAGCTACTGATGTTGCCAATGCCGTTCTAGATGGCACAGATTGTGTGATGCTAAGTGGCGAGACTGCTGCAGGAGCATACCCTGAACTTGCAGTGCGGACCATGGCAAAAATCTGCGTAGAAGCAGAAAGCACCCTTCATTATGGAGATGTCTTCAAAAGGATTATGGAACACTCCCCCGTGCCCATGAGCCCGCTAGAGAGTCTGGCTTCTTCTGCCGTTAAAACAGCCAACTCGTCCAAAGCAGCTCTTATATTGGTCCTAACCAGAGGAGGAAGTACTGCAAAGCTGGTGGCCAAGTACAGACCTGGCATGCCTATACTGTCTGTTGTTGTCCCCGAGATCAAGACAGATTCATTTGACTGGTCATGCAGTGATGAAGCTCCAGCAAGGCATAGTCTGATTTTCcgtgggttggttccagttcTAAGCGCGGGATCTTCTAGGGCCTCTCACGCAGAGACGACCGAAGAAGCACTGGACTTTGCCCTTCAACATGCCAAGACAAAGGGGCTCTGCAAGAACGGAGATGCTGTTGTGGCTCTGCACCGTGATGGAACTGCATCAGTGATCAAGATCTTGACCGTGAAGTGA
- the LOC103446964 gene encoding glucosidase 2 subunit beta-like: MKMKVKPSFIAAALCVLCVLSLSLESISISIVGSASSSPTTNQFLGISPQDEIYYKSSEVIKCKDGSKKFSRAQLNDDFCDCPDGTDEPGTSACPAGKFYCRNVGHAPLLIFSSRVNDGICDCCDGSDEYDGQVKCPNTCWEAGKVARDKLKKKISTYQEGVAIRKQEVEQAKIAMAKDEAELSKLQSEEKILKKLVDQLKEQKEQIEKAEEKERLQKEKEEQERKEAKEKANQGKTKIEEEAKQDSSEDLENSDGEVRRTESTYEEKIGNLEGSHSSQDTAENHDDLAAKDDHSNTPEHKGSLVGSVEQHEEKQKEEPVAISENEFDSGSKVPPDEGEDESEKTESLSREELGRRVASRWTGEDTTKEGEEVDAVKEDTHEQYDGYASETDDDNQKYDDEDVEEAADNDFGEEDHGDSDSSYKYESDTDSDFSDVTTSSTPSWLEKIQKTVWNLLQAVNLFQTPVNQSEAASIRKEYDESSAKLSKISSRISSLTKKLKHDFGPDKEFYSFYDRCFESKQNKYVYKVCPYKQASQVEGHSTTRLGSWDKFEDSYKVMVFANGDKCWNGPDRSLKVRLRCGLKNEVADVDEPSRCEYVALLSTPALCVEEKLKELQHKLVVLNKEEPQGHDEL, from the exons atgaagatgaaagtGAAGCCGAGCTTCATTGCAGCGGCGCTGTGCGTTCTGTGTGTCCTCTCCCTTTCCCTCGAATCAATATCAATATCAATTGTTGGATCAGCATCTTCTTCTCCCACCACGAATCAATTTCTCGGAATCTCCCCCCAAG ATGAGATATACTACAAATCTTCGGAAGTGATAAAGTGCAAAGATGGATCCAAGAAATTCAGCAGGGCTCAGCTCAACGACGACTTCTGCGATTGCCCTGACGGCACCGACGAGCCTG GTACATCTGCTTGCCCAGCTGGAAAATTTTATTGTCGGAATGTGGGACACGCTCCTCTCCTGATATTTTCGTCTAGAGTGAATGATGGAATTTGCG ACTGCTGTGATGGGAGTGATGAATACGATGGTCAAGTAAAGTGCCCAAATACATGTTGGGAGGCTGGGAAAGTGGCTAGAGATAAGCTCAAAAAGAAGATTTCTACTTACCAAGAGGGGGTCGCTATACGAAAGCAGGAAGTTGAACAAGCCAAAATAGCTATGGCCAAAGATGAAGCAGAACTATCAAAGTTGCAAAGTGAGGAGAAAATACTGAAAAAGCTTGTTGACCAGCTAAAAG AACAAAAAGAACAAATAGAGAAGGCAGAAGAGAAGGAACGGttacagaaagaaaaagaagagcagGAGAGAAAAGAAGCCAAAGAGAAAGCTAACCAAggaaaaaccaaaattgaagaggaagCTAAGCAGGACAGTAGTGAGGATTTGGAAAACTCTGATGGGGAAGTCAGACGTACAGAAAGTACGTATGAAGAGAAAATTGGGAATTTGGAGGGTTCTCACTCTTCTCAG GATACAGCAGAGAACCATGATGACTTAGCTGCTAAAGATGATCATAGTAATACTCCTGAACATAAAGGATCGTTGGTTGGGAGTGTAGAACAG CAtgaagaaaagcagaaagaagAGCCTGTTGCTATATCTGAAAATGAATTTGATTCTGGAAGCAAGGTGCCTCCTGATGAG GGTGAGGATGAATCTGAAAAGACTGAGTCATTGTCCAGGGAAGAGTTAGGCCGCCGTGTTGCTTCTCGTTGGACTGGTGAAGATACCacaaaggaaggagaagaagttgaTGCTGTAAAAGAAGACACTCACGAGCAGTATGATGGCTATGCTTCAGAAACAGATGATGACAACCAAAAATATGACGACGAAGATGTGGAGGAAGCGGCAGATAATGATTTTGGAGAGGAGGATCACGGCGATTCTGATTCTTCTTACAAATACGAGTCAGACACTGATTCAGACTTTTCAG ATGTAACAACTTCAAGTACTCCATCTTGGTTGGAGAAGATACAAAAAACTGTGTGGAACCTTCTACAGGCTGTTAATTTATTCCAAACTCCAGTGAACCAATCAG AGGCTGCTAGTATACGCAAGGAGTATGACGAATCCAGTGCCAAGTTGTCTAAGATAAGTTCAAGAATATCAAGCTTGACAAAAAAGCTAAAACATGATTTTG GACCAGATAAGGAGTTCTACTCATTCTATGATCGTTGTTTTGAAAGCAAGCAGAATAA GTATGTTTACAAAGTATGCCCGTATAAACAAGCTTCCCAGGTGGAGGGCCACTCTACAACCCGTTTAGG GAGCTGGGACAAATTTGAGGACTCGTACAAAGTCATGGTCTTTGCAAATGGTGATAAGTGCTGGAATGGGCCTGATAGAAGTTTGAAG GTCAGACTTAGATGTGGATTGAAAAATGAGGTTGCTGATGTTGATGAACCAAGTCGTTGCGA GTACGTAGCGTTGTTATCTACACCAGCGCTTTGCGTAGAGGAAAAACTTAAG GAACTGCAACACAAATTAGTCGTATTGAACAAAGAAGAACCACAAGGCCACGATGAACTTTAA
- the LOC103429774 gene encoding TATA-box-binding protein, translated as MEAQGLNQYQVNKTKGMAEEGSHPVVVDLSKHPSGIVPTLQNIVSTVNLDCKLDLKAIALKARNSEYNPKRFAAVIMRIREPKTTALIFASGKMVCTGAKSEEQSRLAARKYARVIQKLGFPAKFKDFKIQNIVGSCDVKFPIRLEALVVSHCAFSSYEPEIFPGLIYRMKQPKIVLLIFVSGKIVLTGAKARTETYEAFENIYPVLTGFRKNQH; from the exons ATGGAGGCGCAAGGTCTCAATCAGTACCAAGTCAATAAAACAAAGGGAATGGCAGAAGAAGGAAGCCATCCAGTAGTAGTAGATCTGAGCAAGCACCCTTCTGGGATTGTCCCTACTCTCCA GAATATTGTCTCCACTGTCAATCTGGATTGCAAATTGGATCTTAAAGCCATTGCATTGAAAGCTCGTAATTCTGAATACAACCCAAAG CGTTTTGCAGCTGTGATCATGAGAATAAGAGAGCCGAAGACCACTGCCTTGATATTTGCATCCGGTAAAATG GTTTGTACGGGAGCTAAGAGTGAAGAACAATCGAGATTGGCAGCACGAAAG TATGCTCGTGTCATCCAGAAACTCGGTTTTCCAGCTAAGTTCaaa GATTTCAAAATCCAAAATATAGTTGGTTCTTGTGATGTAAAATTCCCCATAAGACTTGAAGCCTTGGTAGTATCCCATTGTGCTTTCTCCAGC TATGAACCAGAAATTTTTCCAGGCTTGATATATCGAATGAAACAACCGAAGATTGTGCTCCTCATCTTTGTGTCCGGAAAAATTGTCCTGACAGGAGCGAAG GCAAGAACCGAGACGTATGAAGCCTTTGAGAACATTTACCCAGTTCTTACAGGATTCAGGAAAAATCAGCATTG A
- the LOC103446965 gene encoding uncharacterized protein — MEGSSLLSLGCSSSSPHLKPHFSFSSSSSLLFGKSHLLGLIPRPLLAHSTLSLPSPRTALRTSSFPLDQALEKPSNGSADTLPKIDKSGRFCSPRAARELALSIVYASCLEGSDPIRLFEKRINVRREPGYEFDRASLLEYNPMSFGGPPVTVETVEEADELLRKDEKESAIEAEVLAAPPKLVYSKLILRFTRKLLVAVMDKWDSHVLVIDNVAPPNWKDEPAGRILELCILHLAMSEITVLETRHPIVINEAVDLAKRFCDGSAPRIINGCLRTFVKQIEEAGGLTRALGYKQNVVT, encoded by the exons ATGGAGGGAAGCTCGCTTCTCAGTCTCGGCTGCTCCTCTTCTTCTCCCCATTTAAAACCTCAtttctctttctcctcctcttcttccttgctcTTCGGAAAATCCCACCTTCTGGGTTTAATCCCCAGACCCTTACTCGCCCACAGCACCCTATCACTCCCTTCCCCTCGAACCGCCCTCCGCACTTCGTCCTTCCCTCTCGACCAAGCTCTCGAAAAGCCCAGCAATGGCTCAGCAGATACGTTGCCCAAGATTGATAAGAGTGGCAGATTCTGCAGCCCCAGAGCCGCCAGAGAGCTCGCTCT GTCGATTGTTTATGCTTCTTGTTTAGAGGGTTCTGACCCAATACGTTTATTTGAAAAGCGAATAAATGTCCGTCGAG AACCCGGGTATGAATTTGACAGGGCATCATTACTTGAATATAATCCCATGAGCTTCGGAGGACCCCCTGTCACAGTTGAAACTGTTGAGGAAGCAGATGAGCTCCTGCGCAAAGATGAAAAGGAATCTGCAATTG AAGCAGAAGTTCTTGCAGCTCCTCCAAAATTGGTATACAGCAAACTGATTTTGCG ATTTACAAGGAAACTTTTGGTTGCAGTCATGGATAAATGGGACAGTCATGTGCTCGTTATTGACAACGTTGCCCCTCCAAATTGGAAG GATGAGCCAGCAGGCAGAATATTGGAGCTTTGCATCCTCCACTTGGCAATGTCAGAAATAACAGTGCTCGAAACAAGACACCCGATTGTCATTAACGAG GCCGTAGATCTTGCTAAACGGTTCTGTGATGGATCAGCACCCCGTATTATCAATGGTTGTCTTAGAACATTTGTCAAACAAATTGAAGAAGCTGGTGGTCTAACTCGGGCTCTGGGGTATAAACAGAATGTGGTCACTTGA
- the LOC103422542 gene encoding E3 ubiquitin-protein ligase SIRP1-like: MEDAIAARYWCHRCSEIVNPIMEVEMKCPLCQSGFIEEMNGTMRDNQDADSDFGSDRALSLWAPILLGMMNNPRRRRRLRRLDFDEDRLRRLDFDEDDDDDNDNDDGETRQGGDTELDRELESIIRRRRRSSASILQLLQGIRAGLASESENSEGDRDRDRGRERERERERVILINPFNQTIIVQGSYDSNQGQINNHTPISSLGDFFVGPGLDLLLEHLAENDPNRYGTPPAQKEAVEALPAVTIKENMQCSVCLDDFEVGVEAKEMPCKHKFHSGCILPWLELHSSCPVCRFQLPAHESKRDSDISRNSSNSRESEEIGDVGGGGGGEEGDGDGDGDGDGRNGNGRRFSIPWPFSSLFSHSGSQSGGSGGNSSSAAANGTGSASQTEEN; encoded by the coding sequence ATGGAGGACGCAATTGCCGCAAGGTATTGGTGCCACAGGTGTTCTGAAATAGTAAATCCCATCATGGAAGTAGAAATGAAATGCCCCTTATGCCAAAGCGGATTTATTGAGGAAATGAATGGCACTATGAGGGATAATCAAGACGCTGACTCTGATTTTGGATCCGATCGAGCACTCTCCCTCTGGGCTCCGATCTTGCTTGGCATGATGAACAATCCCCGTCGTCGTAGAAGATTAAGACGACTAGACTTTGATGAAGATAGATTAAGACGACTAGActttgatgaagatgatgatgatgacaatGACAATGATGATGGTGAGACTCGCCAGGGTGGAGACACGGAATTGGACAGAGAACTTGAATCAATCATccgaaggaggaggagaagctcAGCTTCTATTCTACAGCTGCTTCAAGGCATTCGAGCTGGCTTGGCATCTGAATCTGAGAATTCTGAGGGTGATAGGGATAGGGAtcgagggagagaaagagaacgGGAGAGGGAGCGTGTAATTCTTATCAATCCTTTCAATCAAACCATCATTGTTCAGGGATCTTATGATTCGAATCAGGGTCAAATCAACAATCACACCCCTATCAGTTCATTAGGCGATTTTTTTGTTGGGCCTGGTTTGGATTTGTTGCTGGAACATTTGGCAGAGAATGATCCTAATAGGTATGGGACTCCGCCAGCACAAAAGGAGGCAGTGGAAGCGCTGCCCGCTGTGACAATCAAGGAGAATAtgcagtgttcagtgtgcttgGATGATTTTGAGGTTGGTGTAGAAGCTAAAGAGATGCCATGTAAGCATAAGTTTCATAGCGGGTGTATTCTGCCATGGTTGGAGCTTCATAGTTCCTGTCCGGTTTGCAGGTTCCAGTTGCCTGCACATGAATCAAAGCGTGATTCAGATATTTCCAGGAATAGCAGTAACTCGAGGGAGAGTGAAGAGATTGGCgatgttggtggtggtggtggtggggaagAGGGAGATGGGGATGGGGATGGGGATGGGGATGGGAGAAACGGTAACGGGAGAAGGTTTTCAATTCCGTGGCCTTTCAGTAGTCTGTTTTCTCACTCAGGATCTCAGTCAGGTGGCAGTGGGGGAAATTCATCGTCAGCAGCAGCAAATGGAACCGGAAGCGCTTCTCAAACAGAAGAGAACTGA